The DNA sequence ACGTCCGGGTCGACACCGAAGCGCACGGTCTCGTCGGGGTCGACCGAGATCTCGTCGATGCCCTTGTCCTTCAGGCACGCGTTCAGATCGGCGGTCTTGAGGGCCTCGCCCTCACCACCGCAGGTGGCCTCCGAGCTCACCGAGTCGCTGCCCACGGTGATCGTGGCCATCGGCGTCGGCTTGTCACAGGCGGCCAGGACGAGCAGTCCGGCGGATACGGCGCCGGCGGCGGCGACGGCGCGGCGGCGTCGCACAGCGGATTGCAACGTGGTCATGAGGCGAAGGCTATCGGGCACGCCCGTCCGGTTACCCAGGCGGGGGTACGGCGTGGCCGGAGCGTTACGCCACACGCGCCCGGCCCGCGGTGCCGTGCCGGGCGGAACGGACCAGCCCGCGGACGGTCGTCAGCCAGCCCGTGGCGACGATCGCCGCGCCCACCGCCAGCCCCAGCGTGCCGATCAGCGGCATCGCGATGCCGATCGCGCCGCCCAGCACCCACGCCATCTGCAGCAGCGTCTCCGACCGCGCGAACGCCGACGTCCGCACCAGCTCGGGCACGTCCCGCTGGATCAGCGCGTCCAGCGACAGCTTGGCCAGCGCCTGCGCGAACCCGGCGATCGCGGCGAGACCCGCCACCAGCACCGCGCCGAAGAACGCCGCGGCCGTGACCGCCGCGCCCAGCACGCCCGCCACCACCGTCACGATGATGATCTCCGGGGCGCGCGACCTCAGCCACGCCCCGACCGCCGTACCGAGGGCGTTGCCCGCGCCGGCCGCCACGCCCACTATCCCGAGCGACACCGCGGCGCTCTGACCGGTCATCGGGTGCTCGCGCAGCAGGAAGGCGAGGAAGAAGATCAGGAAGCCGGTCAGACAGCGGATGGCGGCGTTGGCGCCCAGCGCGTGGGTGACGGCCGGGCCGACCGTGCGCAGCCCCGGGCGCTTCTGCGCCTTGCGGTGCGGCCCGTGCAGGTGCTGCTCGTCGGCGGCGAGCAGGGCCACGTCCTCGCCCTTGGCGGAGTCCACCTTCGGCGGCAGCCGGAACGACAGGAACATCCCCGCGACGAAGAGGGCGAACGCCCCGTACAGCGGCCAGCGCGGGCCGATCTGCTGGAGCCCCGCGCCGACCGGCGCCGCGATCCCGGTCGCCAGCAGTCCGCCCAGGGTGACCCGTGAGTTCGCCTTCACCAGGGAGAAGGCGGGCGGCAGCAGCCGCGGCACGACCGCGCTGCGCACCACCCCGTACGCCTTCGAGGAGACCAGCACGCCCAGCGCGGCCGGGTACAGCTCGATCCCGCCGGTGACGACCGCGCCGGACAGGACCAGCGCGAGCAGCGCCCGGGCGAGCATCGCGCCCGCCATCGCGGCGCGGCGGCCGTGCGGGAGGCGGTCCAGGAGCGGGCCGACCACCGGGGCCAGGAGGGTGAACGGCGCCATGGTGATGGCGAGGTAGAGGGCGACGCGCCCGCGGGCCTCGTCCGTGGGGACCGAGAAGAAGACGGTGGAGGCCAGGGCGACCGTGATCATGACGTCACCGGCGCCGTTCACACCGTGCAGCTCGATCAGTTTGCCCAGTCCGGACTCCCCGGCGCCGTGCGCGTGGGTCGCCCGGCGGATCCCTCGCGCGGTTCCGGTCACCGGGAAGTGCAGGGCGCGCCCGAACGCGCGGAGGCGGCCGCCCGCCCCGCCCGTCCCGAGGCGCCGGCCGTTGCCCTTGGCCCCTTTCGGCCCACCGGTCCCGGTGGCGCCCTTGGGTGTCCTCGCGGTAGCCACCACGTCATAGTGCCCCGAGAAGGCGGTACGTAGTGCCGCATCGCCATGGACGCCGCCCGCGTGCCGCTGTACGGCGCAACGCCCGGGGCCGGCCGCGGCCCCCCGGAAACCGGCGCGCGGGACCCCAGAACAACCGTCGGTGTAGGCCCAGCGCACGCGAGAAGGTAGCGTGCGTATCTCAGCCATCCCGCAGAATGGATGGAGGCGCGCCCGAGCACGTTGCGGCGCGGACGTCGACGCGGTCCCCCGGTCCGCTCCGTCCGCCCCCCGCGCTGGGAGTGGCGCACTCGTGAGACGGCGTAGGAGAGAAGCGATACCTGTGAGCGCAGCGACAACGCGAAGCCGCACCCCCGACCGTCTGTGCGCCGAGGCCGTCGACCTCGCCCGCGCCGCAGCCGAGGAGGCCGCCGCGCCCGGGGTCGTCGGCGAACACGAAGGGCTGGTCTCCGAGGGGGACCGCGTCGTCACGCACTTCTTCGGATGCCGCGAGCCGGGCTACCGCGGCTGGCGCTGGGCCGTCACCGTCGCCCGCGCCTCCCGCGCCAAGATCGTCACGATCGACGAGGCGGTCCTGCTGCCCGGCCCCGACGCGGTGCTCGCGCCGGAGTGGGTGCCGTGGAGCGAGCGGCTGCGCCCCGGCGACATGGGCCCCGGCGACCTCCTGCCCACCGACGCCGAGGACCTGCGTCTGGAGCCCGGCTACACCGGCGAGGAGGAGCCGCCGCCGAACTCCGTGGTCTCCGAGGACATGGCCGAGCTGGTGGAGGCCGAGGACGCCGAGGTCACCGCGGGCACCCCGGCCCATCTGACGGTGGCCCCGGCCCGGGGCACCATCGCGGCGGTCGCCGAGGAACTGGGCATGCGCCGCGCCCGGGTGCTGTCCCGCTACGGCCTGCACACCGCCGCCGACCGCTGGGAGGAGTCGTTCGGCGCGAAGACCCCGATGGCGCAGGCCGCCCCCGCCTCGTGCGTCTCGTGCGGCTTCCTCGCCCGTATCGGCGGCTCCCTCGGCCAGGCCTTCGGGGTGTGCGCCAACGAGTTCTCCCCGGCCGACGGCCATGTGGTCTCCCTGGCCTACGGCTGCGGCGGCCACTCCGAGGCCGCGGTCATGCCGAAGCCCCCGCAGCCGGCCCCGCCGGTGATCGACGAGACCCGCGTCGACCCGTTCCCGCTGCGCCCGTCGCCCGACTCCGGGTCGGTGCCGGTGACGGAGGACGCGTCCTCGGCGGAACTGGGCCACTCCTGACGGCCGGTGAGGCGGGACGCGGCGCGCGCCGCCTCCCGCCCGGCCCCGCCGTACGGCACGGGGGCGGGCGGGGTCACCAGGTGAGTTCGAGGGAGTCGCCCGGCTCCAGGGCGTGCCAGCGGTCGGCGCAGGTGTCGAGGCGGGCGACGATGCGGTCGACGACCGGCGGGAGGGCGTCGGCCTTCACGTAGGCCGGGAGGGTCTCCCTGAGGCCGCGGCGCAGTTCCCACACCGGTACGGCGAGGCCCGCGAGTTCTTCCGAGCGGGCCATGTCCGCCCGGGCCCGCGGGGACGACCTCGGGCGCTTCGACCTGCGGTGGCGGGCCGCCTTGGCGCGTTCGGCCGGATCCGCGGGCCAGAAGAGGCCGTTGTCGCCGGCGGCCAGCCGCCCGTAGACGCCGAGGGCGATGCCCGCCTCCGCCTCGACCAGGAAGTGCACCAGGTCGTGCGGCAGGTACGGGTGTCCGCCGGGCCCGTTGCGCGGGGCCAGGGCCGGGCCGGCCGCGCGGTGCACGGCGATGTCGTAACTCGTGCCGGGGCCCTTGGTGAAGACGACGCGCATGCCCGGCACGTTAGGCGCCGCGGGCCGCGTCCCGCACCGGGTTTTTCCGGGCCACGGCCCGCTGTTCAGGGGCCACGGGCGGTCCACCGGCCCCCGGGGTTCAGGCGCTGCGGGCCCAGTCCGGGTCCAGGCGGTCGGCCAGGCCGGCGGCGGTGAAGGCGGCCCGCAGTTCGTCGCGGCCCTCGGTGAAGTGGGCCCAGCTGTCGTGGTGGGCGGGGACGACACGGCGGGCGTCGAGGATCCGGGCGGCCTCGGCGGCCTGGGCGCTGTCCAGGACGAGCGGCTCACCGCCGAACAGCATGGGGAAGCGGGGCGCGCCGGCGAAGAGGACGGCGGTGTCCACCGGGCCGAACCGCCCGGCGATCTCCTTCACCGCGTCGAGCGAGGCGTTGTCGCCGCTGACGTACACCGTGGGCAGGCCCTCGCCGGTCAGGACGAAGCCGACGACCTGGCCGGTGAACGGCTCGACGTTCTCGCGCGGGCCGGGGCCGTGGATCGCGGGGACGCCGGTGACGGTCACGGTGCCGCCGCCCGGGCGGTCCAGTTCGACGGACTCCCAGTCGGCCAGCCCCCTGGCCTTCTCGCCGAGGCGCTGCCCGCCGCCGGGGGTGGTGAGGGTCAGCGGGACGTCGGCGAGCAGGGCGCGGCCGGAGGTGTCGAGGTTGTCGGCGTGCTCGTCGTGCGAGAGCAGGACCACGTCCACGGGGCCGAGGTCGGCGGGGGAGGCGGCGGCGGGGGCGGTCTTGGTCAGGGTCGGACCGGCCGACGGGTGGTCGCCGGGGCCGTCGAAGGTCGGGTCGGTCAGGAAGCGCAGGCCGCCGTACTCGAAGAGGACGGTCGGGCCGCCGAGGGTGCGGACCGGGAAGGGGGTGGAGGCGGAGGGGGTGGTGGTGGAGGGGGTGGAGGAAGGCGCGGGAGAAGACGGCACGAGAGAACACCTCACGGATGGATGTGAATGAACCGTGAGATGACTGTAGGCATTTCTCATGGATAGGCGCAAGCCTTACCATGAGAACCGTGAGGAGCCACCTGGACGTGCGAAGGAGGGCGTGATGGAGGGCGTGATGGAGGCGGTGGCCGAGGAACCCGTCCTGCCGCCCGCCCAGGGCGAGGAGGACCACCTCTCGCTCGCCCTCGTCAACAGCGCGGTCGCGCTGCCCGGCGGCCACACGGTCGATCTCCTGGGGACGCCCGCGCGGGCCAACCACTGGCTCACGGAGCGCGGTCTCGCGCCGGTCGACGCCGGTATGCGGGACATGTGCGCGGCCCAGCTGCGGTCGCTGCGCGAACAGATCCGGTCGCTGTTCGCCTCCCGCGCCGAGGAACTGCCCGCCCTGCCCGCCGCCGTCGCGGCCGTCAACGACGCGATGACCCGCGTCCCCACCGCGCCGCTGTTGCAGTGGGACGCGAAGAGGGGCCCCTACCGGGCCACCCCGCACCCGACCACCGCGATCGTCGACCACGCCCTGGCGGCCCTCGCCGCCGACGCCGCCGATCTGCTCACCTCCCCCGCCGCCGAACGCCTCACCGCCTGCGGCTCCACCCCCTGCAACCGCTACCTGCTCCGCCACGGCCGCCGCCACTGGTGCTCCACCCGGTGCGGCGACCGCGCCCGCGCGGCCCGCGCGTACGCCCGCCGCACCCGGCGCGACACGGACTGACCCGCTCCCCGACACGGCACCTTGCCGCGCCGGGGAGCGGCTGAGCGCTGCTCGGGGCGGTGCCTGCCGCGCCCGGCCCCGATGGGGCTGAGCACGCCCGGCCTGGCGCGTGGCCTCCCCGGCCTGGCGCGTGGCCTCCCTGGCCTGGCGCGTGACCTCCCCGGCCTGGCGCGTGACCTCCCCGGCCCGGCGTGTGGCTTCCCTGGCCTGGCGCGTGACCTCCCCGGCCCGGCGTGTGGCTTCCCTGGCCTGGCGCATGGCCTCCCCGGCCCGGCGTGTGGCTTCCCTGGCGCGGGCGGGGTCGGCGCGGCCCGCGCGTAAGCCCGCCGGATCCGGCCGGGAGGAGTGAGCGCCGGCCGCCGTGCCCGTTCGGCCCGCCCGCGACCCTCCCCGCCCGCGATCCTCCTCGCCCGCGATCCTCCCCGCCCGCCCGGCAGCCCTCCCGCGGACCTGCCCGCCCGCGAGTCCGCCTCCCGTGCGGGAGTGCCCCGGCCGGCCGGGGCGGGCTTCCTGCCCGCCCCGGGCGCCCGTTCCCCGTGCGGGGAGCGCCCCGGGTGGTCCCCGGCCCCCGGGCCGCTCGTGTGAGACGGTGCGCGGGTGCTTCCGGTGGGGCGGTACCTTCGGTCTCACGCCGACGAGGGCCGATGAGGAGAGTCAACGTGAGCAAGTTCGTGCGGCCCGCCGCCGAGGGTGCGGACCCGTTCGCCACGGCACGTCTGCGGCGCGGTGTGCTGGACGCCTGGGCCACCAGCCCCGCCCGCTTCCGTGAGGACGCCAACGCGGAGGAGGACCTCGTCCTCGGCGGGTACCGGGACCGTCTCGTCGTCGAGCTGGCGCAGAACGCCGCCGACGCCGCGGCCCGCGCCGGCGTCCCCGGACGGCTCCGGCTCACCCTGCGCGACGGGGTGCTCGTCGCCGCCAACACCGGCGCCCCGCTGGACGCGACCGGCGTCGAGTCGCTGTCCACCCTGCGCGCCTCCGCCAAGCGGGACGCGCCGGACCGGGCGGTGGGGCGGTTCGGCGTCGGCTTCGCGGCCGTCCTCGCCGTCACCGACGAGCCCGCCGTGGTCGGCCGGCACGGCGGAGTGCGCTGGTCGCTCGCCGAGGCACGCGCACACGCGGGGGACACCGCCCGGCACAGCCCCGGACTCGGGGACGAGATCCGCCGCCGTGACGGCCACGTACCGCTGCTGCGGCTCCCCTTCGCCGCCGAGGGCACCGCACCCGACCCCTACGACACGGCCGTCATCCTCCCGCTGCGCGACAGCGCCGCCGCCGGCCTCGCCGAACGGCTGCTGCACGCCGTCGACGACGCCCTGCTGCTCGCCCTCCCCGGCCTCACCGAGGTCGTCGTGGAGATCGACGACGAGGCGCCCCGCACGCTGACCCGCCGCACCGACGGCCCGTTCACCGTGGTCGACGACTCCGGCAACGGCGTCACCCACTGGCGCACCGCCACGGCCCACGGCCCCCTCACCCCCGACCTGCTCGCCGACCGGCCCGTCGAGGAGCGGCTGCGGCCCCACTGGTCGGTCACCTGGGCCGTCCCCGTCGACGCCGACGGCTCGCCCGCCCGGCCCCGCACCAGCCCCGTGCTGCACGCCCCCACCCCCAGCGACGAACCCCTCGGCGTGCCCGCCCTGCTCATCGCCTCCTTCCCGCTGGACTCCACCCGCCGGCACGCCGCCCCCGGCCCGCTCACCGACTTCCTGGTTCAGCGCGCCGCCGACGCCTACGCCGACCTGCTCGCCCACTGGCGCCCGGTGACCACCGGGATCATCGGCCTCGTCCCGGGCCCGCTCGGCAAGGGCGAACTGGACGGGGCGCTGCGGCAGGCGGTCCTGGAGCGGCTGCCGCGCACGTCCTTCCTGCCGCCCGCCCTCGAACCCCGCGAGCACGACGGCGACTCCGACCTGCCCGAGTCCCTGCGGCCCCGGGACGCCGAGGTCGTCGAGGGCGCGGGCGCGGACACCGTACGGGTGCTGGCGGAGGTGCTGCCGACGCTGCTGCCCGCCGGTCTGGAACGCCGGGCGGAGCTGCGCACCCTGGGCGTCGCCCGGCTCCCGCTCACCGACGCGATCGACCGGCTGGCCGGCCTGGAGAAGTCCCCCGCGTGGTGGCGGCGGCTGTACGACAGCCTCGCCGGGGTCGACCCGGACCGGCTGTCCGGGCTGCCCGTGCCGCTGGCCGGGGGCACCTCCCAGGGCTTCGGCTCCGGGGCGGGCCGCACCACCATCGGGCCCCGTCAGGTGCTGCTGCCCACCCCGGATTCGGCCTCCCTGGACGCCTCGCTCCTCGCCCGGCTCGGTCTGAAGGTCGCCCACCCGGACGCCGCCCACCCCCTGCTCGAGAAGCTCGGCGCGCTCCCCGCGACCCCGCGGGCCGTCCTCACCACCCCGCAGGTGCGGGCCGCCGTCGCCGCGTCCCTCGACGACGAGGGCGCGCTGAACTGGGAGGAGGAGGCCCCGGACGCCGAGGAACTCGCCGACACCGTCCTCGGCCTGGTGCGCGACGCCGGACTGGAACCCGGCGACGAGCCCTGGCTGGGCGCCCTCGCCCTGCCCGACGAGGACGGCGAGCTGTCGCCCGCCTGCGAACTCGTCTTCCCCGGCGGCCCGTTCGCGCGGGTCATGCGGGAGGGCGAACTGGCCGCGGTGGACGCCGAGCTGGCCGAGAAGTGGGGCGAGCAGCCGCTCGCCGCCTGCGGGGTGCTGGTGGACTTCGCGCTGATCCGCGCCACCGACGTGGTCCTCGACCCGGACGAACTGGAGCCCCGGGAGGGCGACTTCGCCGAGCCGGACGACGCCGGGCTGCTGGACGCCGTGGACGTGTGGAGCGAGGACGTCCTCGACCGCTTCCCGGACAGCCCCGTCCCGCCGGTCGCCACCGAGATCGTCGCCGTGCGCGACCTGGACCTCGTGGACGACGACCGCTGGCCCGAGGCCCTCGCCCTGCTGTCGCGCCCCCCGCTGCGCGACGCCCTCGTGGAGCCTGTGCGGATCCTGCTGCACGACGGCACCCACGAGGTCGTACGGCCGTACACCGCCTGGTGGCTGCGCGGGCACCCGGTGCTCGGCGGGCGCCGCCCGGCCGGACTGCGCGCGTCCGGCGGCGACCCGCTGCTGCGCGGCCTGTACGACGAGGCCGACGCGACCGGGTTCGAGGACGAGCAGGTGCTGCGGGCGCTGGGCGTACGCACCTCGGTGGCCGCGCTCCTCGACGAGCCCGGCGGCGCGGCGGAGCTGCTGGACCGCCTCGCCGACCCGGACCGCCCGGTCACGGCCGCGCAGCTGCACGCCCTGTACGGGGCGCTGGCCGAGCTGGACCCCGAGCAGGTGACCCTGCCGGACGAGGTGCGGGCCGTGGTCGACGGCCGGGTGGAGGTGGTGGACGCGGCCGACGCGGTCGTCGTCGACTCGCCCGACCTGCTGCCGTTCACCTCCGGGGTGCCGCTGCTGCCCGTACCGCCGTCCCGTGCCGTCGAGCTGGCCGAGCTATTCCAGGTGCGGCGGCTGAGCGAGTCCGTCACCGGGCAGGTCGACTCCGAGGGCACGGAGCACGACGTACCGGAGCCGGTGCGGGTGCTGCTCGGGCCGCGCACCCCGGTCTCGTACGTGGAGCACGAGGAGCTCGTCGTCGACGGCGTGGAGATCGACTGGCGGCTGACGAACGACGGCGTGCCGCACGCCGCGACGCTGGAGGGCGTGGCGGCGGGGCTCGCCTGGGCGGCGGGCCAGTGGCCGCGGCGCTTCGAGGTCGCGGCGCTGCTGGAGGACCCGTCCCGCACGGAGGAACTGGCCCGGGACCGCTGGTTCGACTGAGAGCGACACCATCCGCACATGTTCTCCACCTCGCGTACAACCATTCGTGCGCGTGGTGGATCTGATCACGCGAGTCAACAGACTCCATGATCACTCGGGACCCCGTGCCGACGACGAGCCGTTGGAAACGACCAGAGCCGGGGTCCCCTTTCTCCACTTGGGGAACGCATGCGCATCCGAGCCACCGTGGCCGCCGTCTCCGGCGCCCTGGCCCTCACCGCCCTCGCCGTTCCGGCCGCGCAGGCCGACGCCATCACGAGCAACAGCACGGGCAACCTGTCCACCACCGTCACGGCCACGGTCGACGGCTACTACCGCTACTCCTTCGCGGGCACCTCGACCACCCCGGCCGTCAACGCCGCCGGTGACTTCGTCGACGTGCAGTAGCCCTCGCCCGCCCTAAGCGGGGACGCGGCGGTCCACCCACCTCCACAGGATGTCCAGGGTGGCCGCCGCCACCACCGCGATCCCCGTCGCGACCCACGGCATGGTCATGCCCACCAGCTTCAACGCGAAGAAGTCCTGCAACCACGGCACCACCAGCACCAGCACGAAGCCCGCACCCATCGCCGCGACCAGCCCGACCCGCCACCAGGTGTACGGGCGGGCGATGATCGCCAGGACCCAGATCGAGATCAGGAACAGCGTCAGCGTCGCCGCGCTCGTCTCCGCCGCCAGCGCGCCCTCGCCGTCGTAGTGCCCCCGGGCGATCAGATACGTGGCGAAGGTCGCCACCGCCGCCAGCACTCCGCCCGGGATCGCGTACCGCATGACCCGCCGCACGAAGTGCGGACGCGGCCGCTCCTTGTTGGGGGCCAGCGCCAGGAAGAACGCGGGGACGCCGATGGTCAGCGTGGACAGCAGGGTCAGGTGCCGCGGCAGGAACGGGTACTCCACCTGCGAGCACACCACCAGCACCGCCAGCAGCACCGAGTACACCGTCTTCACCAGGAACAGCGTGGCGACCCGGGTGATGTTGCCGATCACCCGGCGCCCCTCCGCCACCACCGACGGCAGCGTGGCGAAGCTGTTGTTCAGCAGCACGATCTGCGCGACCGCCCGCGTGGCCTCCGAACCGGAGCCCATCGCCACGCCGATGTCGGCGTCCTTCAGCGCCAGCACGTCGTTCACGCCGTCCCCGGTCATCGCGACCGTGTGGCCGTGCGACTGGAGCGCGCCCACCATGGTCCGCTTCTGCTGCGGGGTGACCCGCCCGAACACCGTGCCCCGGTCCAGCGCCTCGGCCATGGCGTCCCGGTCGGCGGGCAGCCGGCGCGCGTCCACCGTCGTACCGGACAGGCCCAGCTTGGACGCGACCGCCCCGACCGACACCGCGTTGTCGCCGGAGATCACCTTGGCGCGGACGTCCTGCTCGGCGAAGTAGCGCAGGGTGTCGGCCGCGTCGGGCCGCAGCCGCTGCTCCAGCACCACCAGCGCGGCCGGCCGTACGTCCTTGGCGGCGTCGGGGTCGTCGACGTCCACGCCGGGGCGGACCCGGGCCAGCAGCAGCACCCGCAGCCCCTGCTCGTTCATCCGGTCGGTCTCGTCCAGTGCCGGGTCGTCGGGGTCGAGGAGCACGTCGGGCGCCCCCAGCAGCCAGGTGACGCTCCCGGCGCCCGCCGGGCCCTCCTCGAAGGTCGCGCCGCTGTACTTGCGGGCGGAGGAGAAGGGCAGGGTGTCGGTGGGGCGCCAGTCGCCGTCGTGGGGGTAGGCGTCGATGATCGCCTTCAGGGAGGCGTTGGGCCGCGGATCGGCCGCGCCGAGCGCCCCCAGTACCCGGCGCACGTACGTCCCGTCGCCGTCGCCGAGCACCCGCAGCCCGGTGACGTCCATGCCGCCCTCGGTGAGGGTGCCGGTCTTGTCCAGGCAGACCGTGTCGACGCGGGCCAGCCCCTCGATCGCGGGCAGTTCCTGCACCAGGCACTGCTTGCGTCCCAGCCGGATCACCCCGACCGCGAAGGCGATCGAGGTGAGCAGGACCAGCCCCTCGGGGACCATCGGGACGATGCCGCCGACCGTGCGGGCGACGGAGTCCTTCAGCTCGTTGTCCTTGACGACGAGCTGGCTGATGATCAGGCCGATCGCGGTCGGGACCATCATCCACGTCACGTACTTGAGGATCGTGGAGATGCCGGAGCGCAGCTCGGAGTGGACCAGCGTGAACCGGGACGCCTCCTCGGCGAGCTGTGCCGCGTACGCCTCGCGCCCCACCCTGGTCGCCTGGAACGAGCCGCCGCCCGCGACCACGAAACTGCCCGACATGACCTGGTCACCGGGGAGCTTCGGCACCGGATCGGCCTCGCCGGTGAGCAGGGACTCGTCGATCTCCAGGCCGTCCGTCCCCACGCACACCCCGTCGACGACGACCTTGTCGCCCGGCCCGATCTCGATCAGGTCGTCCAGCACGATCTCGGCGGTGCCGACCTCGGCGGACACCCCGTCCCGGCGCACCGTGGGCCGCACCTCGCCGATCAGCGCGAGGGAGTCGAGGGTCTTCTTCGCCCGCCACTCCTGGAAGATGCCGATGCCGGTGTTGGCGAGGATGACGAACCCGAACAGGCTGTCCTGGATGGGCGCGACCACCAGCATGATCACCCAGAGCACACCGATGATCGCGTTGAACCGGGTGAGGACGTTGGCGCGGACGATCTCCGCCAGGGACCGGCTGCTGCGCACCGGCACGTCGTTGACCTGCCCGCGCGTCACCCGGTCGGCCACTTCCGCGGAGGTCAGCCCGGTCACCGGGGAGGTGACCGTGGCCGGCTGTGCGGCATCGACCCGGTCGCCCGCCTGGAGATGCGTCATGCATTCGACGGTACGTGCGGATTCGGGGGTTCACCCACCCGATGGGCGGAAGATCCGACCTGGGGAGGACGGCCGTAGTGCCGTGGTCGTACGGCGGTGGCGGGCACGGCCGTTGGGGGTCGGCCGGGCGAGGGACCGCCTCCGTGGACCGGGCGGTGTCAGTCGGCGGAGGGGGCGGGCGACTGGTCCGGCACCGGATGGGCGCCGGCTTCCGCCGCCCGCGCCCGCTTGATCGCGGCGTCGCGCCTGCGGACGTACCAGATGCCGATGAAGCCGAGCCCGCCGCCGGCCAGGCAGGTCCACAGCCACCAGGTGTGGCCGTGGTCGTCGAACCAGCCGTAGAAGGGCAGCTGGACGAGGAACAGGGCGAACCAGATGACCGTGCCGCCGATGATGGTGCCGACCACCGGGCCCTCCAGGGGCTCCGGCGCCTCGTGCCTGGTGGGTTCCGTAAAAAGCCCTGTCATGCGGACAGCTTACGAGGGACGGCCCGAGTGAGGCGTGTCGCATTGGCCACGCGGGTCTACGCGCGGAGATAGCGAAGCCGACGCTATATGTTCATACTGAAACCGTTTGTCTCTGACCACTTCTGTTCGTAGAAAACACCAAAGCGGCTTCGGGGGAGGTCCGCCGGTGATGAGGTCCCTGCATGTCCACGTCGGCCCCCGCCAAGGCCCCCACCCCTGACCAGCCGGGGTCCGGCGCCGCGTCCGGCGCCCTCGACCGCTACTTCCGGATCTCCGAGCGCGGCAGCACCCTGTCCCGCGAGGTCCGTGGCGGATTCGCCACCTTCTTCGCGATGGCCTACATCATCGTGCTGAACCCGATCATCCTGGGCAGCGCGAAGGACATGTACGGCCACCAGCTCGACAACGGTCAGCTGGTCACCGCGACCGCCCTGACCGCGGCGTTCACCACGCTGCTCATGGGCGTCATCGGCAACGTCCCCATCGCGCTCGCCGCCGGCCTGGGCGTCAACTCGGTCGTCGCGCTCCAGCTCGCGCCGCGCATGTCGTGGCCGGACGCCATGGGCATGGTGGTGCTGGCCGGTTTCGTGGTGATGCTGCTGGTCGCCACCGGCCTGCGCGAGCGCGTGATGAACGCCGTCCCGCACGGCCTGCGCAAGGCCATCGCCATCGGCATCGGCCTGTTCATCATGCTGATCGGCCTGGTCGACTCCGGTTTCG is a window from the Streptomyces capillispiralis genome containing:
- a CDS encoding sacsin N-terminal ATP-binding-like domain-containing protein; the encoded protein is MSKFVRPAAEGADPFATARLRRGVLDAWATSPARFREDANAEEDLVLGGYRDRLVVELAQNAADAAARAGVPGRLRLTLRDGVLVAANTGAPLDATGVESLSTLRASAKRDAPDRAVGRFGVGFAAVLAVTDEPAVVGRHGGVRWSLAEARAHAGDTARHSPGLGDEIRRRDGHVPLLRLPFAAEGTAPDPYDTAVILPLRDSAAAGLAERLLHAVDDALLLALPGLTEVVVEIDDEAPRTLTRRTDGPFTVVDDSGNGVTHWRTATAHGPLTPDLLADRPVEERLRPHWSVTWAVPVDADGSPARPRTSPVLHAPTPSDEPLGVPALLIASFPLDSTRRHAAPGPLTDFLVQRAADAYADLLAHWRPVTTGIIGLVPGPLGKGELDGALRQAVLERLPRTSFLPPALEPREHDGDSDLPESLRPRDAEVVEGAGADTVRVLAEVLPTLLPAGLERRAELRTLGVARLPLTDAIDRLAGLEKSPAWWRRLYDSLAGVDPDRLSGLPVPLAGGTSQGFGSGAGRTTIGPRQVLLPTPDSASLDASLLARLGLKVAHPDAAHPLLEKLGALPATPRAVLTTPQVRAAVAASLDDEGALNWEEEAPDAEELADTVLGLVRDAGLEPGDEPWLGALALPDEDGELSPACELVFPGGPFARVMREGELAAVDAELAEKWGEQPLAACGVLVDFALIRATDVVLDPDELEPREGDFAEPDDAGLLDAVDVWSEDVLDRFPDSPVPPVATEIVAVRDLDLVDDDRWPEALALLSRPPLRDALVEPVRILLHDGTHEVVRPYTAWWLRGHPVLGGRRPAGLRASGGDPLLRGLYDEADATGFEDEQVLRALGVRTSVAALLDEPGGAAELLDRLADPDRPVTAAQLHALYGALAELDPEQVTLPDEVRAVVDGRVEVVDAADAVVVDSPDLLPFTSGVPLLPVPPSRAVELAELFQVRRLSESVTGQVDSEGTEHDVPEPVRVLLGPRTPVSYVEHEELVVDGVEIDWRLTNDGVPHAATLEGVAAGLAWAAGQWPRRFEVAALLEDPSRTEELARDRWFD
- a CDS encoding MBL fold metallo-hydrolase; the protein is MPSSPAPSSTPSTTTPSASTPFPVRTLGGPTVLFEYGGLRFLTDPTFDGPGDHPSAGPTLTKTAPAAASPADLGPVDVVLLSHDEHADNLDTSGRALLADVPLTLTTPGGGQRLGEKARGLADWESVELDRPGGGTVTVTGVPAIHGPGPRENVEPFTGQVVGFVLTGEGLPTVYVSGDNASLDAVKEIAGRFGPVDTAVLFAGAPRFPMLFGGEPLVLDSAQAAEAARILDARRVVPAHHDSWAHFTEGRDELRAAFTAAGLADRLDPDWARSA
- a CDS encoding MFS transporter, whose amino-acid sequence is MATARTPKGATGTGGPKGAKGNGRRLGTGGAGGRLRAFGRALHFPVTGTARGIRRATHAHGAGESGLGKLIELHGVNGAGDVMITVALASTVFFSVPTDEARGRVALYLAITMAPFTLLAPVVGPLLDRLPHGRRAAMAGAMLARALLALVLSGAVVTGGIELYPAALGVLVSSKAYGVVRSAVVPRLLPPAFSLVKANSRVTLGGLLATGIAAPVGAGLQQIGPRWPLYGAFALFVAGMFLSFRLPPKVDSAKGEDVALLAADEQHLHGPHRKAQKRPGLRTVGPAVTHALGANAAIRCLTGFLIFFLAFLLREHPMTGQSAAVSLGIVGVAAGAGNALGTAVGAWLRSRAPEIIIVTVVAGVLGAAVTAAAFFGAVLVAGLAAIAGFAQALAKLSLDALIQRDVPELVRTSAFARSETLLQMAWVLGGAIGIAMPLIGTLGLAVGAAIVATGWLTTVRGLVRSARHGTAGRARVA
- a CDS encoding DUF3027 domain-containing protein, giving the protein MSAATTRSRTPDRLCAEAVDLARAAAEEAAAPGVVGEHEGLVSEGDRVVTHFFGCREPGYRGWRWAVTVARASRAKIVTIDEAVLLPGPDAVLAPEWVPWSERLRPGDMGPGDLLPTDAEDLRLEPGYTGEEEPPPNSVVSEDMAELVEAEDAEVTAGTPAHLTVAPARGTIAAVAEELGMRRARVLSRYGLHTAADRWEESFGAKTPMAQAAPASCVSCGFLARIGGSLGQAFGVCANEFSPADGHVVSLAYGCGGHSEAAVMPKPPQPAPPVIDETRVDPFPLRPSPDSGSVPVTEDASSAELGHS
- a CDS encoding ABATE domain-containing protein, translated to MEGVMEAVAEEPVLPPAQGEEDHLSLALVNSAVALPGGHTVDLLGTPARANHWLTERGLAPVDAGMRDMCAAQLRSLREQIRSLFASRAEELPALPAAVAAVNDAMTRVPTAPLLQWDAKRGPYRATPHPTTAIVDHALAALAADAADLLTSPAAERLTACGSTPCNRYLLRHGRRHWCSTRCGDRARAARAYARRTRRDTD
- a CDS encoding DUF2771 domain-containing protein — translated: MRRRRAVAAAGAVSAGLLVLAACDKPTPMATITVGSDSVSSEATCGGEGEALKTADLNACLKDKGIDEISVDPDETVRFGVDPDVADKGWTILMNGQPLTDASKKTYRTIPGSVFFNAQYGAQGDSTLVSIKEGEEDTTGLWSFRLKKDA